A stretch of the Panicum virgatum strain AP13 chromosome 9N, P.virgatum_v5, whole genome shotgun sequence genome encodes the following:
- the LOC120692860 gene encoding uncharacterized protein LOC120692860, protein MQQAGPRYDRGGGSGGGVGGSGGPLPSMFRRSQSQVPERVRDYHLGLSSGPRQQRIDTGPWTVKGRTSRELLGRAWAKACHAVGIPGRKVDDPYFKAAIVETQKQGVGIKIPSGREIDGKYLDENVKEIEKEIEKWKNEWDECGVTIMCDSWTGPMRNSVINFLVYSGGTMYFLKSINASDKIQDHQYLLKEIRAVVMKVEPHNVIQLVTDNGSNYKKACKIICHEFPSIAWQPCLAHTINLMLKDIGKWPEHDACIRSAQRICSWLYNSNSLHSMMREAIGGELVKWNVTRFGTNYMFLESMYRKKDQFMTWLVSPEFRRSRHFKSETGRYIYECITSLQWWANMEYVINDVEPLYMFLRFADTDKTSNLSEVTMEYQNMRQTYASKFSNDYPRFEKIMAVIDARMNTVMSGTYMATACALNPYVQYSLGTSQTVMAVMRNGLEKMLNTNSAAIVLQEFEIFRTKQGEFSSDIARRMAIDRKTSPAAWWATFGGDTPVLQRVARRLLSQCAASSGCERNWSTFAYIHTKLRNRLSHQKLDKLVFVNYNLRLRLQRATRGADPYDYDPVSSFMDLSLYRQSSAIQNWMKLSRSNGDPAFDEDSDFTDTPLPSQMFTDIGSSHGHDEDVETWAEETIGDTHLGKRKTKIGPEMRKGKKPRTEEELGSDDTTPEPSGGEDIGDDDDDDDDDDGDGDGDGDDDGDDDGDGESGGYRISPTIRFTGEEDFTHATQDTDHGAPTSQRQTTSTSRHGRQAPLAYDEDSSNSASSGQYYNPYSTSPPAGGFLWPPPGVVNPPLPQAVAALPYLDYHGYLPYGAPQLQHHPPTYVYLPPTDEPYEGPPGERFED, encoded by the exons ATGCAGCAAGCTGGGCCACGATATGATAGGGGTGGCGGATCGGGTGGTGGTGTTGGAGGCAGTGGTGGACCGCTGCCTTCGATGTTCAGAAGGAGCCAGTCACAAGTCCCCGAGAGGGTTAGGGACTACCATCTAGGGTTGAGCAGTGGTCCACGGCAGCAAAGGATTGATACCGGCCCATGGACTGTCAAGGGGAGGACATCAAGAGAGCTTCTAGGGAGGGCATGGGCGAAGGCGTGCCATGCTGTCGGTATTCCCGGTCGGAAAGTCGATGACCCATACTTTAAAGCTGCGATCGTGGAGACCCAGAAACAAG GTGTTGGAATCAAAATACCATCAGGGAGGGAGATagatggaaaatatttggatgAGAATGTGAAGGAGATAGAGAAAGAGATAGAGAAGTGGAAGAACGAGTGGGATGAATGTGGAGTCACGATCATGTGTGATTCGTGGACGGGGCCTATGCGTAACTCGGTCATTAATTTCTTGGTGTATAGCGGTGGCACCATGTATTTCTTGAAGTCCATCAATGCGTCCGACAAAATACAGGACCATCAATACTTGTTGAAG GAGATACGAGCAGTGGTCATGAAAGTGGAGCCTCACAATGTGATTCAGCTTGTCACGGATAATGGTTCGAACTACAAAAAAGCCTGCAAAATTATATGTCATGAGTTCCCTAGcattgcatggcagccttgcctTGCCCATACCATCAACCTTATGCTGAAGGACATAGGGAAGTGGCCGGAGCATGATGCTTGTATTCGAAGCGCGCAACGAATTTGCAGCTGGCTCTACAACTCCAACAGTTTACACAGCATGATGAGGGAAGCCATCGGAGGagagttggtcaagtggaatgtaACAAGATTTGGgaccaactacatgttccttGAAAGCATGTATAGGAAGAAGGACCAGTTCATGACATGGTTAGTGTCACCTGAGTTCCGACGGTCCCGCCACTTCAAAAGTGAAACTGGAAGGTACATTTACGAATGCATCACAAGTCTTCAATGGTGGGCGAATATGGAGTATGTGATCAATGATGTTGAGCCTCTGTACATGTTTTTGAGATTTGCTGACACAGACAAGACATCTAATTTGAGTGAGGTGACAATGGAGTATCAAAACATGAGGCAAACATATGCCAGCAAGTTCAGCAATGACTACCCCCGGTTTGAAAAGATCATGGCTGTGATAGATGCAAGGATGAACACAGTGATGTCAGGCACATATATGGCCACTGCTTGTGCTCTTAACCCTTACGTGCAGTACAGTTTGGGCACATCACAGACAGTCATGGCAGTAATGCGCAACGGTCTGGAGAAAATGTTGAATACTAATTCAGCAGCAATTGTATTGCAGGAATTTGAAATATTCAGGACGAAGCAAGGTGAGTTCTCTAGTGACATTGCTAGGCGAATGGCCATTGACCGGAAAACTTCACCAGCTGCTTGGTGGGCAACATTTGGGGGAGATACACCAGTGTTGCAAAGGGTCGCTCGACGCTTGTTGTCGCAGTGTGCAGCCTCTAGTGGATGTGAAAGGAACTGGAGCACCTTTGCTTACATCCACACCAAACTGCGCAATAGGTTGAGCCATCAGAAATTGGATAAATTGGTCTTTGTGAACTACAACCTCCGCTTGCGTCTGCAACGTGCTACTAGAGGGGCCGATCCATATGACTATGATCCAGTTAGCAGTTTCATGGATCTTTCTTTGTACCGGCAGTCATCAGCAATTCAAAATTGGATGAAGCTTTCAAGGTCCAATGGAGACCCAGCATTTGATGAAGACTCAGACTTCACTGACACTCCATTGCCGAGCCAGATGTTCACTGACATAGGCTCTTCTCATGGTCACGATGAAGATGTGGAGACATGGGCCGAAGAAACAATTGGGGACACACATCTGGGAAAAAGGAAGACTAAGATTGGTCCCGAAATGAGAAAAGGGAAGAAACCACGCACTGAGGAGGAGTTAGGTAGTGACGATACCACACCTGAGCCTAGTGGTGGTGAGGAcattggtgatgatgatgatgatgatgatgatgatgatggtgatggtgatggtgatggtgatgatgatggtgatgatgatggtgatggcgaAAGTGGTGGTTATCGTATATCTCCTACTATAAGGTTCACTGGGGAGGAGGACTTCACCCATGCAACACAAGATACAGATCATGGAGCACCTACTTCACAACGACAAACAACATCGACAAGTCGACATGGTCGACAGGCCCCACTTGCATATGATGAAGATAGCTCCAACTCTGCCTCCAGTGGTCAGTACTACAACCCTTACAGTACTTCTCCCCCTGCAGGGGGCTTTCTGTGGCCACCACCAGGGGTGGTGAACCCGCCACTTCCGCAGGCAGTTGCAGCATTGCCTTATTTGGATTATCACGGCTACCTACCATATGGAGCTCCACAGTTGCAACATCACCCACCTACGTATGTGTATTTGCCACCAACAGACGAGCCGTATGAGGGACCACCGGGAGAGAGATTTGAGGACTGA
- the LOC120692809 gene encoding chalcone--flavonone isomerase-like, protein MAVSEVAVDGVVFPPVARPPGSGRSHFLAGAGVRGMEIGGNFIKFTAIGVYLEEGAAVSALAKKWAGKSADELAADVAFFRDVVTGDFEKFTRVTMILPLTGEQYSDKVTENCVAYWKAVGAYTDAEGAAVDKFKEAFKPETFPPGASILFTHSPAGVLTVAFSKDSSVPDSGGVAIDNKPLCEAVLESIIGEHGVSPAAKLSVAARVSELLKEASPAGGAPRAAEPAVPVSA, encoded by the exons ATGGCCGTGTCGGAGGTGGCGGTCGACGGCGTCGTCTTCCCGCCGGTGGCACGCCCGCCGGGCTCCGGCCGCTCGCActtcctcgccggcgcag GTGTGCGAGGGATGGAGATTGGCGGCAACTTCATCAAGTTCACGGCCATCGGCGTGTACCTGGAGGAGGGCGCCGCCGTGTCCGCGCTGGCGAAGAAGTGGGCAGGGAAGTccgccgacgagctcgccgccgacgtcgccTTCTTCCGCGACGTCGTCACGG GCGACTTCGAGAAGTTCACGCGGGTGACGATGATCCTGCCGCTCACGGGCGAGCAGTACTCGGACAAGGTGACGGAGAACTGCGTGGCGTACTGGAAGGCCGTCGGCGCGTACACGGACGccgagggcgccgccgtggacaagTTCAAGGAGGCCTTCAAGCCCGAGACGTTCCCGCCGGGCGCGTCCATCCTCTTCACGCACTCGCccgccggagtcctcacc GTCGCGTTCTCCAAGGACTCGTCGGTGCCGGACTCCGGCGGCGTGGCGATCGACAACAAGCCCCTCTGCGAGGCCGTACTGGAGTCCATCATCGGGGAGCACGGCGTCTCGCCGGCCGCGAAGCTGAGCGTCGCGGCGAGGGTGTCGGAGCTGCTCAAAGAGGccagcccggccggcggcgcgccacgGGCGGCGGAGCCCGCGGTCCCGGTCTCCGCGTGA
- the LOC120691578 gene encoding protein SODIUM POTASSIUM ROOT DEFECTIVE 2-like: MAPLLFRDMKGLSCSSPASTAICPSLERQPMVRSHKAIASASPLSQVPTEPRTHRHDGKKGQQHKAVVVANGGGLVSPAGSSRYLLSGRAPASAAIEEIQEVDAAPAVDAKLEEASEEAVDDKSRQAQEQVVVLKVSLHCKACAGKVKKHLSKMEGVTSFDIDFAAKKVTVVGDVTPLGVLNSVSKVKNAQLWAAPAPAPAMIAA; this comes from the exons ATGGCTCCTCTGCTCTTCAGGGACATGAAGGGCCTCtcgtgctcgtcgccggcgtccaCCGCGATATGCCCCAGCCTGGAGCGGCAGCCGATGGTCCGGTCACACAAGGCCATTGCCAGTGCCAGCCCTCTGTCTCAGGTTCCCACGGAGCCCAGGACGCACAGGCATGACGGCAAGAAAGGGCAGCAGCACAAGGCTGTCGTCGTCGCAAACGGCGGTGGCCTCGTCAGCCCCGCCGGCTCGTCCAGGTACCTTTTGAGCGGCCGCGCCCCCGCGTCCGCAGCCATCGAGGAGATCCAGGAGGTGGATGCTGCCCCGGCCGTTGATGCCAAGCTGGAGGAAGCAAGTGAGGAAGCCGTTGATGACAAGAGCAGACAGGCGCAGGAGCAG GTGGTTGTGCTGAAGGTATCCCTGCACTGCAAAGCATGCGCTGGGAAAGTGAAGAAGCACCTCTCCAAGATGGAAG GTGTGACATCGTTCGACATCGACTTCGCGGCGAAGAAGGTGACGGTGGTCGGCGACGTGACGCCCCTGGGGGTGCTGAACAGCGTGTCCAAGGTGAAGAACGCCCAGCtctgggcggcgccagcgccggcgccggcgatgaTAGCGGCCTGA